In Nicotiana tabacum cultivar K326 chromosome 19, ASM71507v2, whole genome shotgun sequence, one DNA window encodes the following:
- the LOC107807209 gene encoding CBL-interacting serine/threonine-protein kinase 3 — translation MNRAKIKRRVGKYEVGRTIGEGTFAKVKFARNSETGENVAIKILDKDKVLKHKMAEQIKREIAITKLIRHPHVVQLYEVMGSKTKIFIVLEFVTGGELFDKIVNHGRMREEEARKYFQQLINAVDYCHSRGVYHRDLKPENLLLDSSGNLKVSDFGLSALSQQVRDDGLLHTTCGTPNYVAPEVLNDRGYDGAMADLWSCGVILFVLLAGYLPFDDSNLMNLYNKISAAEFTCPPWISFSAMKLITRILDPNPTTRITAPEILEDEWFKKDYRPPVFDEIEDANLDDVEAVFKDSEEYHVTEKKEEKPTSMNAFELISMSQGLNLGNLFDEQGFKRETRFTSKCPANEIISKIEEAAKPLGFDVSKKNYKMRLQNLKAGRKGNLNVSTEVFQVAPSLHMVEVRKAKGDTLEFHKFYKNLSTSLDEVVWKTEENMEKKK, via the exons atgaatcgggcaaaaatCAAGCGTAGAGTTGGTAAATATGAAGTAGGAAGGACAATTGGTGAGGGAACGTTCGCTAAAGTCAAGTTTGCAAGGAATTCAGAGACAGGTGAAAATGTGGCAATCAAGATTCTTGATAAAGATAAGGTCCTTAAGCACAAAATGGCTGAACAG ATAAAGCGGGAAATTGCTATAACGAAGTTAATCAGACATCCCCATGTTGTACAGTTATACGAG GTGATGGGAAGCAAGACAAAGATATTCATTGTTTTGGAGTTTGTTACAGGTGGAGAGTTATTTGACAAAATT GTAAATCACGGACGGATGCGCGAGGAAGAGGCAAGGAAGTATTTTCAGCAGCTTATTAATGCTGTTGATTATTGCCACAGTAGGGGAGTCTATCACAGAGATTTAAAG CCTGAGAATTTACTATTGGATTCTTCTGGTAATCTCAAGGTTTCTGATTTTGGATTGAGTGCTCTATCCCAGCAAGTCAGG GATGATGGCTTACTGCACACCACCTGTGGCACTCCCAACTATGTTGCTCCTGAG GTACTCAATGACCGAGGATATGATGGGGCAATGGCAGACCTCTGGTCGTGCGGAGTCATACTCTTTGTACTGCTTGCGGGTTACTTGCCTTTTGACGACTCCAATCTCATGAACCTGTATAACAAA ATATCTGCTGCTGAATTTACTTGCCCACCTTGGATTTCTTTTAGCGCCATGAAGTTAATTACTCGCATCTTGGATCCAAATCCTACGACG CGTATTACCGCCCCTGAAATTTTGGAGGATGAGTGGTTTAAGAAAGATTATAGACCACCTGTTTTCGATGAGATAGAAGATGCAAATTTGGATGATGTCGAAGCTGTCTTCAAAGACTCTGAA GAATATCATGTAacagagaaaaaagaagagaagccAACTTCCATGAATGCATTCGAGTTAATTTCTATGTCACAGGGACTTAACCTTGGCAATCTCTTCGACGAACAG GGATTCAAGCGAGAAACAAGGTTCACATCTAAATGCCCGGCCAACGAGATAATCAGTAAGATCGAAGAAGCTGCTAAACCTCTCGGCTTTGATGTTAGCAAAAAGAACTACAAG ATGAGGCTTCAAAATCTGAAAGCCGGACGAAAAGGGAACCTTAATGTTTCCACTGAG GTATTTCAAGTTGCTCCGTCTCTTCATATGGTTGAGGTGCGCAAAGCAAAAGGCGACACTTTGGAATTCCACAAG TTCTACAAGAATCTTTCAACCTCCTTAGATGAAGTTGTATGGAAAACTGAAGAGAACATGGAAAAGAAAAAGTGA